A stretch of DNA from Candidatus Auribacterota bacterium:
TATCATGGTGAGAAGCAATGTATCCTCCCACGCTGGGAATGGCCTTGCCGAGGGTACCCATGTGGATGTCCACGGCATTTTTCATCCCGTAATGTTCCTCAATTCCATGGCCGGTCTTCCCCAGGACGCCGAGGGAGTGCGCCTCATCCACCATGAGAAGGGCTCCGTACTTTCTGCACAGCCGGTGCACCTCGGGCAGGTTGATGATATCCCCGTCCATGCTGAACACGGCCTCCACCACCACCAGTTTCCCCGCATCAGGGCCTGCCGCGGATAGGCATTTTTCCAGATCGGCCATGTCGTTGTGCTTGAAGCGCACAAACTTCGCCCGTGAGAGTATGCAGCCGTCCACGATGCTCGCGTGGTTCAGCTTGTCGCATATCACCACGTCGCCCCGCCCCACGAGGGTGGAAATGGTGGTGAGATTGGTGACATAACCGCTCGAAAGGACAACAGCAGATTCGGCTCCTTTAAAAGCCGCGATCTCTTCCTCCAGCTCATTGTGCAGCCGGAGGGTGCCGGCGAGGATGCGGGACCCATAGGTGCAGGTACCGAGCTCAGCAACGGCAGCCTGGACAGCCGCGGTGATCTTTGGATGGCCGAAAAGACCCAGATAATCGAAGGAAGAAAACATCAGCATCTCCCCCCGACCCTCGATGAGAACCCGCTCGTTTCCCAGGTTCTTGACGGGCTGGAGATAAAAATAACAGCCCTTCTCTTTGCCCCACTGTATGCGGGCGTTGAGTTTCGCGATTTTATCGGCTATCGGATTGATCACATGTCCCTTCCGGATTTTCTCGGCCATACTGTTGGTATTGGGCAGGCATTATACATGAACCTCAGCTGCTTTTATAGATGTTTCTATAACGAGGAAATTGCGCTGTGAACTTTTCTGAGGCAATTAAAAAAGCTGCCAGCTGTAAAAGTGCCTCTGATGTGCGACGAGAGCGCGATTCAAATGGCGCAATGCATGTCTCCGTACACGTACACCTGTGTTAATCGAGCGATGCGCCGCGTGCAGAGACACTTCTCTCGTTGCGATCTTGCGCCATGTGCCGCGTTTCTATTTCTTCAGGCCGCTCGTGCTCTTCCCACCAGAGAGCGCATCTCCTTACTACGCTTCTGCCGTATCCTCCCCAGCGCCATCGTCAGCATCACCACCATCGCGATATCCACTCTCAGCCGCATCTTCGCCAGGCCGCGGATAAAATGACGCTCGAACCCGAATGAGACATCCAGCCTGCTGTTGACCCGCTCTGCCGCGGTTCTTCGATCGTAGCTCCTCTGCCACGC
This window harbors:
- a CDS encoding DDE transposase; amino-acid sequence: AWQRSYDRRTAAERVNSRLDVSFGFERHFIRGLAKMRLRVDIAMVVMLTMALGRIRQKRSKEMRSLVGRARAA
- a CDS encoding aminotransferase class I/II-fold pyridoxal phosphate-dependent enzyme, translated to MINPIADKIAKLNARIQWGKEKGCYFYLQPVKNLGNERVLIEGRGEMLMFSSFDYLGLFGHPKITAAVQAAVAELGTCTYGSRILAGTLRLHNELEEEIAAFKGAESAVVLSSGYVTNLTTISTLVGRGDVVICDKLNHASIVDGCILSRAKFVRFKHNDMADLEKCLSAAGPDAGKLVVVEAVFSMDGDIINLPEVHRLCRKYGALLMVDEAHSLGVLGKTGHGIEEHYGMKNAVDIHMGTLGKAIPSVGGYIASHHDIITYLKHVARAFVFSVALAPAAAAAAKAAFEVMKEEPERLAVLQRNIVRFLTGLKARGFDTMQSETAIVPIVCGKDEKTLMMTKFAQEKGLFIMPILSPAVPPGTSRIRATVTAGHSDEDIRRALDILEAAGKEVRIIRRARRTPKERVRTEPQTTMAGSH